TCCCCAACGCCTGGAATCTCTTTCGCCCACATTTCATAATGAGCCTTGTTTCCGCTCGTAGCAGGAAGGCGCACATTCTCAAAGTACCGTTGACGCAACGAATCATCCGTTTCTCCATCCTCGCCTGGTATTAAGACTTCTTTCAGTTCGGCTCTCCCTAAGTTTTGGATGGATTCTGTTGGTAGCAAATCTCCAAAATCATGATTTCCAACAGATCCAGCTGTACCCGATCTAGCCTGATAACTTCCAGGCTCCATCATTTCAATGATTTCATAGGATATATCACCTAAAAAGAACCTACTGCCTGCAGGAACGTTATGATGCGGATCACCGTCTGCATTTGTGATCAAGACTTTTCGAATAGAGAAAGTAGCTTCTTTGCGGTAAACACCACGCTCTGCCACTCGACGATCAAGATCCTCACCATCTGCCGTATCTGCAAAAACCCTTCGCAGTAGAAGATCCATATTGGCATAAGCTTCAGCAAGTTCCATTGCGGTCGGGGCCAGCGAGTCATAAATAATTGAACCTTCCCTTTTATCAACGTTCTCAGGAACCCGATCCAGCATTTCTTTTAGGATAGAATCAAATGTCTTATGACTGAACAAATGGAATCCCCTCCCTCAACACTTCAACGTCACCATAGATTGTGATTGCGGTTAGGCTTACATAGGCTTCGTCTTTCTCAAATTCAAGCCTAAAGTTCTCGATTGAGGTGATTCTTTCGTCTTGCAGCAATGCTTCCTTAATTCGTCTTGGCAGTTCCCCTTGAACAAAAAGGCGCTCGTGCCCGATCATGTTCTGAAAGCCATAATCATCTGAATAAATTAGATGGGCAAACCGATGGGTATTCAACACTTTATATATCGCTTGTTCCATCGCTTTCCTTCGATCAATAAAACCAACGCATCGCCCCCGCTCAAAGTCCAACTTATACGTTCGAGTAGGTAATTCAGCCTCGCTCACAACCTCAAAATCTTCCGTTACCGTTATGTTTCCTGTGGGTAGGACCAAACCTCCTCACCTCTCTTATATCGATCTAAAACTAAAAAGCGGTGTCCTCCTTGCACTCGGAGCAACACCACTTTATCACCTGTTTTTAATCCATCTTGCATTATTAATTTGACGTAATCGTGCTGATATTTTGTATATGGTGGTTCGCCATCATCGCTATCCAACATGTCGTGATCTGTTCTATCACCAAGGTTTCGTGTAGCCATTTCCTCATGATGGATAGACACAATTCGTTCATGCCGCGTCAAATGCTCGGCAACATCTAAAAAATCAGCTGTTAGCTTTAATTTCTCATGGATGCGTACCTCTAACGGCTTCGTGCTCTCAATTGTACCGTATAACACATTGACGGGATTTGTAGCCATGACTGCGGCGACGGCTGCTCTTTTAACATTGTCTAACATTGTTATATCACCTTGGCTTTCAATTCCATCGTATGGACGCCCTCGTTCCATTTGTGGGCACATTCGTCAATCATCATGTATTCCTCGATCCCAAGCTTCTCGATATACAAATAGACCATTCGACCAGCACGCACTTTCCAATTACCCAAGCACGACAATTCTAGCGTTTTGGTCTCTTTGTTAAGGACGTTGATAGACCGCTCCAAAAGTTCCTTGATTTGAGCATCGGTCATCTTCTCGTCAACAATGCGATACTGTTGGAGAAGCCCCCATTTCGCGATGTTGGCGGAGTCTTGAGCGATAAAGGATTCACGTTTTCCCTTTTCTTTGTTGTCCCGAACAAACTTAATACGGTTGTATGTCTCCTTATCAATCGATTTGATATACTCCCAATCATAGAGTAGGCTATCTTCCCCTATGTAAAAATCGTCTGCCGGAATGACTAGATTAAGAATATTCCGCAGATCCAACATCCCGTAGTTATCAAACAAGACAAAGTTTCTGTTTGACTTGATTAAAGTGGTATCCAAAAATTTAACCACAACATCGAACGCCTCTTTATCATCCTCAACGATGCCTGGGACGACATATCCCGTATTCTCAAACACTCCGACCTTTAGGCCCAATCTATTTGCGATGTTCTTTATAGCAACTGTCGCTGTGGAAGAAGGCATCACGTAGGTATCCTGATTCTTCAAATAGCGAAGTTGGTCATACGCCTTAATGGACATATCGCCGCTTCTCTTGATCCCATCCTCAAAAACATAGCCGTAAAAGATTTTGTTATCCCCGTCTATTGCGCGGATGATAGCCCCGCTTTCAACAGGGAACTCTAGAGGATTGTCATTGAATAAGCCAGCTTCAAACACACTAGCCTTACCAATCCGCTCCGTTTTCCACTCGAATTCCTTGACGGGAATATCAAAGACTTCGCCTTTTCGATTATCAAGCAAAATTTCCATTTATTTCACCCACGTTGGCGGGATTTTCAATTTTAAGCCGATAGGAAGCTTCCTGATCTGGCTGTTTTGAATCCCGTTTAACTTTTGTAGCTCAGGGTAGTTATTCCCGTTACCCGTATACTTTTGAGCCACCTTCCACAGGCTATCACCTGCAATAAGTGTATATGTCTGCGGAACAACCTTTTTGTTTTGCGGTGGGGGCGCTTCCTTCTTGGTTGCAGTCGTTGGCGCCGGGGTGTCAGGTTTCGGCGTTTCGATGATTAGCTTCTTCGGAGCAAAAGGGACATACTTCTTTAAAGACATTGTGAAGTTTACGTCAGCGGTTCCGAAGGATTCGTCGTATTCAAAATTCTCAATTGTAACCAGTTCGTTGATCGCGAAGGAGCCGTTCACGTAGGTATATCGAACCCGTGTTTTTTCTTCCATCCACTTTTCAAACTTCTCAATGTAAAAAGATGGATCCTTGAACTCCGTTTCAAGAAAATGATAGTCTTGAGCGGGAAAGAATCCCTCTAGATCAAACTCTTTTAACTCAACATCCTTGGGCACGTTTACCGTTCCTAGCTTGGCAATCTTAAATGTTTCGCCATCCGCTTGATTCTTCGCATTGATGGTAGGCGGATTCACGGGCAGTTGAATCCTTTCCGTATCGTTGTTTACGCTAAAAAAGACACCCCTCACGCCTCCACCACCCCTTCAACACTACGCTCCATTTCATCTTCAAAGTTCTTGTTGATCTTATCGACGATCTTATCTATATCCGCTTCTTCCCGAATTGTGAGATCACCAAAAGAAACTGTTGGGGTTAACGTGATAGATACGTCTTGAATCGACTTTCTATCCGCGTATTCCAGCAACAGTTTCAAATCCTCATCTGCTATGTTTATTTTATCGTCTATCTTACCGATTTTGTCCAGCTTACCGCCCGTTGGATTTTTCCCCTTATCACCGCCAGCTAATTCATTAGCCGTTGGATCTAAGTTTTGAGCGGCATCCATTAATTCCAATACCTCTTTAGGTCCGCTGTCGTAACCCTCTAGCGCATTTGAAATGCCCTTTAGACTTCTTGTAACACCCTTAGATAAATCGGAACCAGCATCATATCCCTTGTTAAATGCGTCCCCCATGTTCATGTAGTCAAGTCTTTCTAATTTCTTGTACTCAGGCATGGTTGGCATATTTGACGCGGCATAACTACCAGACATGTTCGACCGCCCGAAACTAACAGGCGCGGCTTGAATCGGTTCAGATAATTTTGCTTGCATAGCTGTTATTGCGTTTGTCGCTCGGCTGAAATTTACACTTAGATCCACTTCGCCAACGGAATCAATATTTAGTCCAAAGGCACTGTTGAGCCATCCTATAAGTTTGTTCGCGCCACTAATGGCTCCGTTTATAAGATTGGATATAGACTCCAACGCTCTATTTACCATGCTTTCTGTACCCGACACAACACCACTCATGACATTAAGCGTGCCTTGTCCCATGTTGTAAAAAGCCATTTGAACCGCGTATGTACCACGATTCCACGTATTGACTAGGAATTCAGCAGCAACCATCGTGCCATTTATAATGCCATCAAGGATAGATAAGACTAGTACTGATAATCCAAACCACAGCATTTGTATTAAAAATATCGTTCCAAACCAACCGTTCATGATTAATTCAAGGACTAATAATATAAAATTGCTAATGCCTATAATGATATTCATAATTGCCGCACCTAACCAATAGAAAGATCCCACAATCGCACCAACAACCATCGCTGTTTTTTCGCTCCATGCAATCGTTGCGTAGATCACTAGGGCGATAGCTGCAACGATGGCTAGGATGATCCATGTTGCAGGATTTGCGGCCATAGCTGTGTTGTAGGCCCACTGTGCTGCAGTTGCTAATAATGTGTACGATCTAATAACCAACATCCGAAGCGCCACTGCGGATAAAGCAAATCCTATAATAAATAGTATTGGTGCAATCCATGACCAGTTATCAGAGAAGATCCCAGCGACCCATAGGGCTGCTTGTCCAACGCCTGAAAGAATCCATGCTACAGAGGTTAACCCTATCCCTATAACAGAAAGAATATGATCCAATTTATTTGATTCTACCGCATGGTTGAACATTTCGATTAACGGTATAAACGCCGCTATCGCGGGACCCAAATGTTGAGGTATTTTTTTAATCAATTCCGTTACAGTGCCAATCCCTTTCGTTATTGGTTCGGTTAAGTTTTCCAGCATGGCTTCTCCCGCGTTACGAATTGCCGACCGCATAGAATCCAATGCGCCTAATACCGTGCCCTTAACGCCAGCCATTGAACCACCGAACTGCTCATTAATGCCTTCAACGACAGCAGCTATTGCTTCGCCAGCACTAACAGCTCCTTTGGTTACTCGCTTTTCCATCTCCTCGATGGACACATCAAAATGTTTAGCAAGCATCCCCATAGCCTCTACACCAACATCTTGGAAGCGACGAATCTCCCCTAAAGTAGCCTTACCAGCCAACTGGATGGAACCGAATATATCAGCTAGTCTCATCATTTCATCCTTACCTTTACCGAGCCCGGCCACCGCATCACCTATAGACTGCATGATGGGGAAAGTGTTTTGTGCAGCAACGCCCATAGCGATCATGTTTCTACTAGATTCCAACAGGTCAGGATATGCAAAAGGGGTTTTTAAAGCGAAAGCATACATATCATCCATGTACTTCTTTGCTTTTTCGGCACTCCCTAAAAATATAGTGAATGCAGCTTCCGTGCTTTGCCTAAATGCAATCATTTCAAAACCACGTGAAAGCATATTCGATATCATATTTTTAGCTGCATTGAATGCTTTATAAGCACCCACAGCAGCCAATATCCCAGTTGCATACGACTTTATCGTTGATAGCCCATCACCTAGAGAATTATTAAACCTATCCTGATTTCGGGTGGCTTGCTCTATAGCACGACCAGTATTTTGCATAGAGGATTGCAGCCGTTCAAGATCTGCCGAAGCATTGGTTATGTTCTTCCTTGCATTAGCTAAGCTTTTCTGGTCTAGCTGTTGCGTGGTAGAGTCCATTTGCTCCATAACCTTGATCGTACTTTCCATAGCCCGCATGATCTTCATCATCGGACCTGTTAATCGATCTTGGAGAGACATGGTCGTTTGTGCTCCTGACAATTTCTCACCAACTTTCGAGTAAAATAAAAAGAGAACAACCGATTAAGGCGTTCTCTTTTAAAATGAAACACTTTACTTTTTTGGAGCAAAAACTGCTCCTATCTTAATTTAATATGAATTTCATCCTTACCGTTTTTTAGGTTAAGGGTTATGCTTTCGGAAGATGACTCGACTATTTCAGGCACTTTAATAACAACAAAACCGTCAGCTGTAGACAATGGTTGAACATTTTTATTGCTTAGATCCCCGTCTATCATAGTAATCAAATGGTTATACTCATATTTATCATCATACATAGCTTTTACTTTAGTACTCCCCGCCAAGCTCGTAAACGAATCTGCCTCCGTTCCATTATTAGTTACGGAAAACTTAAGAACTAGATACTTATCCCCTTCGTCGGCAGAAGAAGAAAATAAATCATCTTCGACAGATTGGTTAAACTCCCATGAATTTAACACTACTTTCCAATTATTCAAATCGAAATTTTCGCCGAATTCAATTAATGTTCCTTTAGATGATTCTTTTGTTCCTTTTCCATCATTATTGTTAGAATTGCTTATTTCCTCGCCGATTCCCTCATCGGGTGTATTAGCCACTTCTCCACTACCGCATCCAACCACAGCAACGGATAATGCAGCCGCTAAACTAATTGATTTCAGAGTTTTTTTCATCAATACTCCCCCTAGTTATTTTTTCCTATTTTATCATATATAACTAAAAGAGGATGACTTGCTACCTTCTCTTTCTATTAACTCGTCTCGCTTCTCGATCTTCTTTCTTGACTCGTATACCGATGCTTGCTATTACAAAAGCTTTTTCTTTCCGATCCATCTCGAAAAACTCCCGTGGCCTTATGCGAAGCTTTTGGAGGGCGTAATGAGCATATCCCGCTTCTGGATCCCGCTCATCAGGCCCTCCCTCTATTAGTTTTTTGCTTCTTCGACATCGTCGTTAATATCGTCCCCGATACCGCTAATCTCCATCACCTCTTCGAGGATTTGATTGGCTTCACCCGCTAAAAACATTTCAGCAAATAGGTTATCAGCCCCTCTAACGCCGTAGGAATTTTGTAACTCCTCATTGTTTAGGTCGGGTGATACGATAGACGCAACAGAAATTCCACGATTATACTTAATCGGATCGAATACACGCTCTTGCTTACCTTTACGACCTAGCTTATTAACAAAACAGTTCGATTTAATTTCATCATCTTCCTTAGAGCCAATGGGCCTTAATTCAATTAGTTCGTCAAATCGCTCCAACTTTAACTTAACATTTTCGGCCTGTCTAACATTACCTTTCATAAACGCCGCAAAACTACCCATTTTAAATCACTCCTAATCGTTAATTGGTCTGAATTGATCTAAGAAATCAAAGTCATCGAATGTGAAATCAGTAGAATCTTGCAAAAAGTCCTCACTGTCTCCATCAAGCGCCGCTATAAGCGCGCTATCAGGAACAACGTTTTTGATTAGAGCGGTCTGCTTGCCTGCTCTTGATGTAATATCAGCGTTAACCGCCTGTACGTCAAAGATCGGATAGCGACCTGTTCTGACATAATCTAAGGCCATACGGCGCATCTCTGGTCTATGATAGTAAAAGGACATTGAACCTGTACCCTCTGCCCCTACAATCTTAGACCCCTTCATTCGCTTGCCTACCGCACTAGCGGAAGCCTTAATATATTCAATACGTGCTTCAAAACTAATTAACTCCGCGTATTCATGTACCTGTCCATCAATCGTAATATATACCGTTCCTTCTTTTGCGCTGATGCCATCAGCATCTTGCATGTTTCTAGACATTCGTCAGCACCCCCTATTTACAATCAACTGTCATGTACAATTTCTCCATAGCATCAACAAATTTTAGTCCCATCGTTGCCAATACAGCATCTTTCTCAGCACCCTGCTCAAAGATCAATTCGTCGGGGTTGTAAGGCTCGATGGCCCCACGACGAACGAGTGGATCAAGCACAACAGACATGATTTGGCCTTTAAATAGGTTGCGTCCATCCTCGTTGTTATCTACCTTTCCAATGAAGAAGCGCGACCAAATGTGCTGTACGTTGTCAGATACAATATCCATCTGACGGACGATCTTACCTTTACGAAAGTCCTGATTCTTCTTCGGCGTGATGGAGCGGAACGTGTTAATGTC
This genomic window from Ammoniphilus oxalaticus contains:
- a CDS encoding phage tail tube protein, whose translation is MSRNMQDADGISAKEGTVYITIDGQVHEYAELISFEARIEYIKASASAVGKRMKGSKIVGAEGTGSMSFYYHRPEMRRMALDYVRTGRYPIFDVQAVNADITSRAGKQTALIKNVVPDSALIAALDGDSEDFLQDSTDFTFDDFDFLDQFRPIND
- a CDS encoding phage tail assembly chaperone; protein product: MGSFAAFMKGNVRQAENVKLKLERFDELIELRPIGSKEDDEIKSNCFVNKLGRKGKQERVFDPIKYNRGISVASIVSPDLNNEELQNSYGVRGADNLFAEMFLAGEANQILEEVMEISGIGDDINDDVEEAKN
- a CDS encoding tape measure protein → MSLQDRLTGPMMKIMRAMESTIKVMEQMDSTTQQLDQKSLANARKNITNASADLERLQSSMQNTGRAIEQATRNQDRFNNSLGDGLSTIKSYATGILAAVGAYKAFNAAKNMISNMLSRGFEMIAFRQSTEAAFTIFLGSAEKAKKYMDDMYAFALKTPFAYPDLLESSRNMIAMGVAAQNTFPIMQSIGDAVAGLGKGKDEMMRLADIFGSIQLAGKATLGEIRRFQDVGVEAMGMLAKHFDVSIEEMEKRVTKGAVSAGEAIAAVVEGINEQFGGSMAGVKGTVLGALDSMRSAIRNAGEAMLENLTEPITKGIGTVTELIKKIPQHLGPAIAAFIPLIEMFNHAVESNKLDHILSVIGIGLTSVAWILSGVGQAALWVAGIFSDNWSWIAPILFIIGFALSAVALRMLVIRSYTLLATAAQWAYNTAMAANPATWIILAIVAAIALVIYATIAWSEKTAMVVGAIVGSFYWLGAAIMNIIIGISNFILLVLELIMNGWFGTIFLIQMLWFGLSVLVLSILDGIINGTMVAAEFLVNTWNRGTYAVQMAFYNMGQGTLNVMSGVVSGTESMVNRALESISNLINGAISGANKLIGWLNSAFGLNIDSVGEVDLSVNFSRATNAITAMQAKLSEPIQAAPVSFGRSNMSGSYAASNMPTMPEYKKLERLDYMNMGDAFNKGYDAGSDLSKGVTRSLKGISNALEGYDSGPKEVLELMDAAQNLDPTANELAGGDKGKNPTGGKLDKIGKIDDKINIADEDLKLLLEYADRKSIQDVSITLTPTVSFGDLTIREEADIDKIVDKINKNFEDEMERSVEGVVEA
- a CDS encoding DUF2577 domain-containing protein; this translates as MLDNVKRAAVAAVMATNPVNVLYGTIESTKPLEVRIHEKLKLTADFLDVAEHLTRHERIVSIHHEEMATRNLGDRTDHDMLDSDDGEPPYTKYQHDYVKLIMQDGLKTGDKVVLLRVQGGHRFLVLDRYKRGEEVWSYPQET
- a CDS encoding XkdQ/YqbQ family protein; translation: MEILLDNRKGEVFDIPVKEFEWKTERIGKASVFEAGLFNDNPLEFPVESGAIIRAIDGDNKIFYGYVFEDGIKRSGDMSIKAYDQLRYLKNQDTYVMPSSTATVAIKNIANRLGLKVGVFENTGYVVPGIVEDDKEAFDVVVKFLDTTLIKSNRNFVLFDNYGMLDLRNILNLVIPADDFYIGEDSLLYDWEYIKSIDKETYNRIKFVRDNKEKGKRESFIAQDSANIAKWGLLQQYRIVDEKMTDAQIKELLERSINVLNKETKTLELSCLGNWKVRAGRMVYLYIEKLGIEEYMMIDECAHKWNEGVHTMELKAKVI
- a CDS encoding DUF2634 domain-containing protein translates to MVLPTGNITVTEDFEVVSEAELPTRTYKLDFERGRCVGFIDRRKAMEQAIYKVLNTHRFAHLIYSDDYGFQNMIGHERLFVQGELPRRIKEALLQDERITSIENFRLEFEKDEAYVSLTAITIYGDVEVLREGIPFVQS
- a CDS encoding LysM peptidoglycan-binding domain-containing protein; the encoded protein is MRGVFFSVNNDTERIQLPVNPPTINAKNQADGETFKIAKLGTVNVPKDVELKEFDLEGFFPAQDYHFLETEFKDPSFYIEKFEKWMEEKTRVRYTYVNGSFAINELVTIENFEYDESFGTADVNFTMSLKKYVPFAPKKLIIETPKPDTPAPTTATKKEAPPPQNKKVVPQTYTLIAGDSLWKVAQKYTGNGNNYPELQKLNGIQNSQIRKLPIGLKLKIPPTWVK
- a CDS encoding baseplate J/gp47 family protein, whose product is MFSHKTFDSILKEMLDRVPENVDKREGSIIYDSLAPTAMELAEAYANMDLLLRRVFADTADGEDLDRRVAERGVYRKEATFSIRKVLITNADGDPHHNVPAGSRFFLGDISYEIIEMMEPGSYQARSGTAGSVGNHDFGDLLPTESIQNLGRAELKEVLIPGEDGETDDSLRQRYFENVRLPATSGNKAHYEMWAKEIPGVGDAKAFPLWDGPGTVKVVIVNTEKKPADPVLVSATFDHIENVRPVTAEVTVISAREKLINISSKIRMVEGFTLQDIREKFMNLMDEHLKEIAFKDLYVSFGKVGSILLSTPGVLDYSDLYINNAAANVSLHEEDVPILGAIAMEV
- a CDS encoding DUF4352 domain-containing protein — its product is MKKTLKSISLAAALSVAVVGCGSGEVANTPDEGIGEEISNSNNNDGKGTKESSKGTLIEFGENFDLNNWKVVLNSWEFNQSVEDDLFSSSADEGDKYLVLKFSVTNNGTEADSFTSLAGSTKVKAMYDDKYEYNHLITMIDGDLSNKNVQPLSTADGFVVIKVPEIVESSSESITLNLKNGKDEIHIKLR